A region from the Aegilops tauschii subsp. strangulata cultivar AL8/78 chromosome 5, Aet v6.0, whole genome shotgun sequence genome encodes:
- the LOC109747123 gene encoding large ribosomal subunit protein mL54: MAVSWTRVLKRGVIPRDAAQLVGTRGFAVAAKGKKGGKGGAADAKPVLSKEMKSTSVFGADILKEGSDPKIQPDSEYPGWLWHMIDKRPVLSELRRKDAKALPYEDQKRFVKLDNRTRIKENNALTAKN, encoded by the coding sequence ATGGCAGTGTCTTGGACACGAGTATTGAAGCGTGGAGTTATTCCAAGAGACGCAGCTCAATTGGTTGGGACAAGAGGCTTTGCCGTTGCGGCCAAGGGCAAGAAGGGCGGAAAAGGTGGCGCGGCTGATGCTAAACCTGTGCTCAGCAAAGAAATGAAGAGCACAAGTGTGTTTGGGGCGGATATCCTGAAGGAGGGTTCTGACCCGAAGATCCAACCAGACTCTGAGTACCCTGGCTGGCTGTGGCACATGATCGACAAGCGTCCAGTGCTGAGCGAGCTACGGAGGAAAGATGCCAAGGCGCTGCCCTATGAAGACCAGAAGCGTTTCGTCAAGCTGGACAACCGGACTCGGATCAAGGAGAACAATGCTCTCACAGCTAAGAACTGA